In Amycolatopsis coloradensis, one genomic interval encodes:
- a CDS encoding acyl-CoA synthetase, protein MLSRLTAGNDRVALRFGDESLTYGQLACVAGPLAAGLAGRPRVAVWATPTLRTCVAIVASLTAGVPVVPINPKAGSRELAHIVADSAPDLVLAAPDAELPPELDVLPRVPVELDTSGTPWRGEEPDPESPAFVIYTSGTTGQPKGVILPRRAVASNLDALAEIWDWTDADVLVHALPLFHVHGLILGVVGPLRRGGALHHLGRFSTEAAAKELAGEGTMLFGVPTMYHRLAADCEADPALAAGVGAARLLVSGSAALPATDHERITAATGQRVVERYGMTETLMNCGVRATGDRRPGAVGPPVPGVELRLVDDAGEPLTGESVGEIEVRGPNLFLGYLNRPDATEAALRDGWFKTGDMAVRDPDGYVRIVGRRATDLIKSGGYKIGAGEIENALLEHPGVAEAAVTGEPDDDLGERIVAWIVPAGAKPTAGELADHVAGLLSPHKRPRVVRYLEALPRNEMGKVLKRALHD, encoded by the coding sequence ATGCTGTCCCGACTGACTGCCGGGAACGACCGCGTCGCCCTGCGGTTCGGCGACGAATCCCTGACCTACGGCCAACTCGCGTGCGTCGCGGGCCCGCTCGCCGCCGGGCTGGCCGGGCGCCCGCGGGTCGCGGTGTGGGCGACACCGACGCTGCGAACCTGCGTCGCGATCGTCGCCTCGCTGACCGCCGGTGTCCCGGTGGTGCCGATCAACCCGAAGGCCGGATCACGCGAACTGGCGCATATCGTCGCCGACAGCGCGCCGGACCTCGTGCTGGCCGCGCCGGACGCCGAGCTGCCACCGGAACTCGATGTGCTGCCGCGGGTTCCGGTCGAGCTGGACACCTCGGGCACGCCGTGGCGAGGCGAGGAACCCGACCCTGAGTCTCCGGCGTTCGTCATCTACACATCGGGCACCACCGGACAGCCTAAGGGCGTCATCCTCCCGCGCCGCGCGGTGGCGTCGAATCTCGACGCGCTCGCGGAGATCTGGGACTGGACCGACGCCGACGTCCTCGTGCACGCCCTTCCGCTGTTCCATGTGCACGGCCTTATCCTGGGCGTCGTCGGGCCGCTGCGACGGGGCGGTGCGCTGCACCACCTCGGCCGGTTCTCGACCGAAGCGGCCGCGAAAGAACTCGCCGGTGAGGGCACGATGCTCTTCGGTGTCCCGACGATGTACCACCGGCTCGCGGCCGACTGCGAGGCCGATCCCGCGCTGGCCGCCGGAGTGGGCGCGGCGCGGCTGCTGGTTTCGGGTTCGGCGGCCCTGCCCGCGACCGACCACGAGCGGATCACCGCCGCGACCGGACAGCGGGTCGTCGAACGCTATGGCATGACCGAAACTCTGATGAACTGCGGTGTCCGCGCGACGGGGGACCGGCGGCCAGGTGCGGTCGGCCCGCCGGTGCCCGGCGTCGAACTGCGGCTGGTCGACGACGCGGGAGAACCGCTCACCGGCGAGTCCGTCGGCGAGATCGAGGTCCGCGGCCCGAACCTGTTCCTCGGCTACCTGAACCGGCCGGACGCCACGGAAGCCGCGCTGCGCGACGGCTGGTTCAAGACCGGCGACATGGCGGTGCGCGATCCGGACGGCTACGTGCGGATCGTGGGCCGCCGCGCCACCGACCTGATCAAGAGCGGCGGCTACAAGATCGGCGCAGGCGAGATCGAGAACGCGCTCCTGGAGCATCCGGGGGTCGCGGAGGCGGCCGTCACCGGGGAGCCGGACGACGACCTCGGCGAGCGCATCGTGGCCTGGATCGTCCCGGCCGGGGCCAAGCCGACGGCGGGCGAACTGGCCGACCACGTCGCCGGACTGCTGTCCCCGCACAAGCGGCCGCGTGTGGTGCGGTACCTGGAAGCGTTGCCGCGCAACGAGATGGGCAAGGTCCTCAAGCGGGCTCTCCATGACTGA
- a CDS encoding SLC13 family permease, with translation MSAQLISILVLVVIFALATTRSINMGALAFAGAFLVGTLAGGLDTDGIFAGFPGDIFVVLVGVTYLFAIARANGTTDWLVAAAVRLVGGRIALIPWVMFVVTGALTAIGAVSPAACAIVAPIALGFAARYKISPLLMGAMVVHGAQGGGFSPISVYGSIVNGIVERNHIAGSPVVLFFASLGMNLAIAGVLFVVLGGTKLRRRQLVTAGAGGVEADEEPLPHEQRIPLDGPKIVTLTGLVALVVGTLVFDLDPGLTAITVAVLLSVAWPKTSRSAVSEITWPTVLLICGVLTYVAVLKEIGTIDYVGNAVTTVGIPLLAALLLCYIGGVVSAFASSVGLMGALIPLAVPFLAQGTIGPVGMIAALAVSATMVDVSPFSTNGALVLANAKDVDRDKFFKQLLVYGALVVAVVPLIAWLVFVVPNWG, from the coding sequence ATGTCCGCCCAGCTGATCTCGATCCTTGTTCTCGTGGTGATCTTCGCCCTCGCCACGACCCGCTCGATCAACATGGGGGCGCTCGCCTTCGCCGGCGCTTTCCTCGTCGGCACCCTCGCCGGTGGCCTGGACACCGACGGCATCTTCGCCGGCTTCCCCGGCGACATCTTCGTGGTCCTGGTGGGGGTCACCTATCTGTTCGCCATCGCCAGGGCCAACGGCACCACCGACTGGCTGGTGGCCGCGGCCGTCCGCCTGGTCGGCGGCCGGATCGCGCTCATCCCGTGGGTGATGTTCGTGGTCACCGGAGCGCTGACCGCGATCGGCGCGGTGAGCCCGGCTGCCTGCGCGATCGTCGCGCCGATCGCGCTCGGTTTCGCCGCCCGCTACAAGATCAGCCCACTGCTCATGGGCGCGATGGTCGTGCACGGCGCGCAGGGTGGCGGGTTCTCGCCGATCAGCGTCTACGGCTCGATCGTCAACGGGATCGTCGAGCGCAACCACATCGCCGGGAGCCCCGTGGTGCTGTTCTTCGCGAGCCTCGGCATGAACCTCGCCATCGCGGGCGTCCTTTTCGTCGTACTCGGCGGGACCAAACTGCGGCGCCGCCAGCTCGTGACGGCGGGCGCCGGGGGAGTGGAGGCCGACGAAGAACCGCTGCCGCACGAACAGCGCATTCCCTTGGACGGGCCGAAGATCGTGACGCTGACCGGCCTGGTCGCGCTCGTGGTCGGCACCCTCGTGTTCGACCTCGACCCGGGCTTGACCGCCATCACCGTCGCCGTCCTGCTGAGCGTCGCGTGGCCCAAGACCAGCCGTTCCGCCGTCTCCGAGATCACCTGGCCGACCGTGCTGCTGATCTGCGGTGTGCTGACCTACGTGGCGGTGCTGAAGGAGATCGGCACCATCGACTACGTCGGCAACGCGGTCACCACCGTCGGGATCCCGCTGCTCGCGGCGCTTCTGCTCTGCTACATCGGCGGTGTCGTCTCCGCCTTCGCGTCGTCGGTCGGGCTGATGGGCGCGCTCATCCCGCTGGCCGTGCCGTTCCTGGCACAGGGCACGATCGGGCCGGTCGGCATGATCGCCGCCCTCGCGGTCTCGGCGACGATGGTGGACGTCAGTCCCTTCTCCACCAACGGCGCGCTCGTCCTCGCCAACGCGAAGGACGTCGACCGCGACAAGTTCTTCAAACAACTGCTGGTCTACGGGGCGCTCGTGGTGGCCGTCGTGCCGCTGATCGCCTGGCTCGTGTTCGTCGTGCCCAACTGGGGCTGA
- a CDS encoding FadR/GntR family transcriptional regulator, with protein sequence MPEALSRLNRAKLYEQVVERIKAHVEESGLRAGGKLPSERDLAERLGVSRASIKQAIVVLEVQGLLESRHGGGTYLRNDHLDVEPVDELVARRKRLPEVLEAREAMETKLAELAASRRSDADLAAIDAALEYMKTEIEDGGHGAEGDRRFHEAITAAANNALLAEFMRSIDTQIAESRNESLRQPGRPWRSLSQHHNIAEAIRNGDPKAAANAMRRHVQTVSKVRLLTWDPQAD encoded by the coding sequence GTGCCGGAGGCGTTGAGCCGGTTGAACCGGGCGAAGCTCTACGAGCAGGTCGTCGAGCGGATCAAGGCGCACGTCGAGGAGTCCGGCCTGCGCGCGGGCGGCAAACTCCCCAGCGAACGCGACCTCGCCGAGCGGCTCGGGGTCAGCCGCGCGTCGATCAAGCAGGCGATCGTCGTACTCGAGGTGCAGGGCCTGCTCGAATCCCGGCACGGCGGGGGCACCTACCTGCGGAACGATCACCTCGACGTCGAACCGGTCGACGAACTCGTCGCCCGCCGCAAGCGGCTTCCGGAAGTACTCGAAGCCCGCGAGGCGATGGAGACCAAGCTCGCGGAACTCGCCGCGTCTCGACGATCCGACGCGGACCTCGCCGCCATCGACGCGGCACTGGAGTACATGAAGACCGAAATCGAGGACGGCGGGCACGGCGCCGAAGGCGATCGCCGGTTCCACGAAGCGATCACCGCCGCCGCGAACAACGCCCTCCTCGCCGAGTTCATGCGTTCGATCGACACGCAGATCGCGGAAAGCCGCAACGAGTCTTTGCGGCAACCCGGCAGGCCGTGGCGCTCACTGAGCCAGCATCACAACATCGCCGAGGCCATCCGGAACGGCGACCCGAAGGCGGCCGCGAACGCGATGCGGCGGCATGTCCAGACCGTCAGCAAGGTCCGGTTGCTGACCTGGGACCCGCAGGCCGACTAG
- a CDS encoding PLP-dependent aminotransferase family protein: protein MSLPLARRMDGVTSSPVRDLLALTARPGVISFAGGMPAPELFDADGLRAAFDRALADRSALQYSPTEGNARLRELLARRLSGRGLTTTVDDLLITTGSQQGLQLLSTALLDPGATVLVEEPVYLSALQCFQLAEARVVPVPGDADGIDPAALDEIAARERPALLYLVPTFSNPSGRTIGPERRRALAEVIARHGFWLVEDDPYHELRYRGEREQPLSARPELAGRTIYLGTFSKVIAPGVRLGWFRAPRELLRRVTILKQATDLHSSTVDQAAAAEYLAVADLDAHVRKLCATYRVRRDAMLAELPAITPPGTTWTDPDGGMFVWVTLPGGADTDRLLPEALRRDVAFVPGSAFQVGEPERSALRLSFATHAPETIAEGLRRLGKALS from the coding sequence ATGTCTCTTCCCCTCGCCCGTCGTATGGACGGTGTCACCAGTTCTCCCGTGCGCGACCTGCTCGCCCTCACCGCCCGCCCGGGCGTGATCTCGTTCGCCGGTGGCATGCCCGCGCCGGAACTGTTCGATGCGGACGGCCTCCGCGCCGCCTTCGACCGGGCACTCGCCGACAGGTCCGCGTTACAGTATTCGCCCACCGAAGGCAATGCTCGGCTGCGCGAGCTGCTCGCGCGACGGCTGTCCGGTCGCGGGCTCACGACCACTGTGGACGATCTGCTGATCACCACGGGTTCACAGCAGGGCCTGCAACTGCTGAGCACCGCGTTGCTCGACCCCGGCGCCACCGTGCTGGTGGAAGAACCGGTGTACCTGTCGGCGCTGCAATGCTTCCAGCTCGCCGAGGCACGTGTCGTGCCCGTTCCCGGCGACGCGGACGGGATCGATCCGGCCGCGCTGGACGAGATCGCGGCCAGGGAACGGCCGGCGCTGCTGTACCTCGTCCCGACGTTCTCGAATCCCTCCGGGCGCACGATCGGTCCGGAGCGACGCCGCGCGCTCGCGGAAGTGATCGCGCGTCACGGGTTCTGGCTCGTCGAGGACGATCCGTACCACGAGCTGCGCTATCGCGGCGAACGCGAGCAACCGCTGTCGGCCCGCCCCGAGCTCGCCGGGCGCACGATCTATCTCGGCACGTTTTCGAAGGTGATCGCGCCCGGGGTGCGGCTGGGCTGGTTCCGGGCGCCGAGGGAACTGCTGCGCCGCGTCACGATCCTCAAACAGGCGACGGATCTGCACAGCTCGACCGTCGACCAAGCGGCCGCGGCCGAGTATCTGGCCGTCGCGGATCTCGACGCGCACGTGCGGAAGCTGTGCGCGACGTACCGCGTGCGCCGTGACGCGATGCTGGCCGAACTGCCCGCGATCACCCCTCCCGGGACGACATGGACCGACCCGGACGGCGGGATGTTCGTCTGGGTCACCCTTCCCGGCGGCGCGGACACGGACCGGCTGCTTCCCGAGGCGCTGCGGCGTGACGTCGCTTTCGTGCCCGGCTCGGCGTTCCAGGTGGGGGAGCCGGAGCGCTCGGCGTTGCGGCTGTCGTTCGCCACCCACGCGCCGGAGACGATCGCCGAGGGATTGCGGCGGCTGGGCAAAGCCCTGTCGTAG
- a CDS encoding FAD-binding protein yields MRETNWAGNQSFTAERILRPRTVDQIQDVVAGAAAVRALGSGHCFNDIADCPGGVLLDLSALDGDAVLDADSATVTVPAAARYGDIAVQVHAAGFALANLASLPHCTVAGTVATATHGSGRRNQSLASAVSGLELVTADGGLKTFSRHDGVVVGLGALGVVTRLTLDLVPSFDLRQDVFDGLPWESVYEHFDEIQDAGYSVSLFTNWARDEVDQVWVKGPGRPGADFFGATAADGPRHPAHAAGIPADNCTRQLGVTGPWHERIPHFRLDFTPSVGNELQTEYFVPVRHAVAAMEAMRGLGHRLAPVLLTSEIRTVAGDDLWLSPFHGGDRLALHFTWLPDEKAVRELLPVMEERLAPFDVRPHWGKLFHRAADYPKLADFRALAGELDPDGKFRNPFVRRYVFGEH; encoded by the coding sequence GTGCGAGAGACGAACTGGGCGGGAAATCAGAGCTTCACCGCGGAACGGATCCTCCGCCCGCGCACCGTCGATCAGATCCAGGACGTCGTGGCCGGAGCGGCCGCGGTCAGGGCTCTCGGCAGCGGGCACTGTTTCAACGACATCGCGGACTGTCCGGGTGGCGTCCTGCTCGATTTGTCCGCGCTCGACGGCGACGCCGTCCTCGATGCGGACTCGGCGACGGTCACGGTGCCCGCGGCGGCCCGCTACGGCGACATCGCCGTCCAGGTCCACGCTGCCGGGTTCGCGCTGGCAAACCTCGCTTCGCTGCCTCACTGCACGGTGGCGGGCACCGTCGCGACGGCGACGCACGGTTCCGGGCGGCGTAACCAGAGCCTGGCGTCGGCGGTGTCCGGTTTGGAGCTGGTGACCGCCGATGGCGGGCTGAAGACCTTCTCCCGGCACGACGGCGTGGTCGTCGGCCTCGGCGCGCTGGGTGTGGTGACCCGGCTGACTCTCGACCTGGTGCCGTCCTTCGACCTCCGCCAGGACGTCTTCGACGGCCTGCCCTGGGAATCGGTGTACGAGCACTTCGACGAGATCCAGGACGCCGGTTACAGCGTCAGCCTGTTCACGAACTGGGCCCGTGACGAGGTCGACCAGGTCTGGGTCAAAGGACCGGGGCGACCGGGCGCGGACTTCTTCGGCGCGACGGCGGCGGACGGGCCACGGCATCCGGCACACGCGGCGGGCATCCCGGCGGACAACTGCACGCGTCAGCTCGGCGTCACCGGGCCGTGGCATGAACGGATCCCGCATTTCCGCCTGGACTTCACGCCCAGCGTCGGGAACGAACTCCAGACCGAGTACTTCGTGCCCGTCCGGCACGCCGTCGCGGCAATGGAGGCGATGCGCGGACTCGGGCACCGGCTGGCGCCCGTCCTGCTCACCTCAGAGATCCGCACGGTCGCGGGGGACGACCTGTGGCTCAGCCCGTTCCACGGTGGAGACCGGCTGGCGCTGCACTTCACGTGGCTGCCGGACGAGAAGGCGGTCCGCGAGCTGCTGCCCGTGATGGAGGAGCGGCTGGCACCGTTCGACGTCCGGCCGCACTGGGGAAAGCTCTTCCACCGCGCGGCGGATTACCCGAAGCTGGCCGATTTCCGGGCGCTCGCCGGCGAACTGGACCCGGACGGCAAGTTCCGGAATCCGTTCGTCCGGCGGTACGTGTTCGGGGAGCACTAG
- a CDS encoding ArsB/NhaD family transporter, whose product MVSIALLLVVLAFAVIRPRGLPEAVAAVPAAGIVLAAGAISFPDALDEVTRLAPVVAFLAAVLVLAKLCDDEGLFQAAGTLMARFSRGRPQRLLPAVFVVAAAVTVVLSLDATVVLLTPVVFATAARMGARAKPHAYACTHLANSASLLLPVSNLTNLLAVAATGISFLRFTALMTLPWLAAVLTEYVVFRRFFAADLAARPRGGKAVPAGKVPAFVLVVLVLTLAGFVVASLLDVSPAWAAFAGAAVLACRALAQRRTSPAAIVRSASIPFVAFVLALAIVVRAVVDNGLDEALSHLVPSSTSFPALLGAAAVAAVLANLINNLPAVLVLLPLATAGGTPVVLAVLIGVNLGPNLTYVGSLATLLWRRILHRHDTRAELGEFTRLGLLTVPASIVLAVGGLWLGLVLTSTQ is encoded by the coding sequence ATGGTGTCCATCGCGCTCTTGCTGGTCGTCCTGGCCTTCGCGGTGATCCGGCCACGCGGACTCCCGGAGGCGGTCGCGGCCGTCCCCGCCGCCGGGATCGTCCTGGCGGCCGGGGCGATCTCGTTCCCCGACGCCCTCGACGAAGTGACCAGGCTCGCCCCGGTCGTCGCCTTCCTCGCCGCGGTGCTCGTCCTGGCCAAATTGTGCGACGACGAAGGACTGTTCCAGGCGGCCGGGACACTCATGGCGCGGTTCAGCCGGGGACGGCCACAACGGCTGCTGCCGGCGGTGTTCGTCGTCGCCGCGGCGGTCACCGTGGTGCTCAGCCTGGACGCCACCGTCGTCCTGCTGACCCCGGTCGTGTTCGCCACCGCCGCGCGGATGGGCGCGCGGGCCAAACCGCACGCCTACGCCTGTACGCATCTGGCGAACTCGGCCTCGTTGCTGCTGCCGGTGTCCAATCTGACCAACCTGCTCGCCGTCGCCGCGACCGGGATCTCGTTCCTGCGGTTCACCGCGCTGATGACCTTGCCCTGGCTCGCGGCCGTGCTCACCGAATACGTGGTGTTCCGCCGGTTCTTCGCCGCCGACCTGGCGGCCCGGCCACGAGGGGGAAAAGCGGTCCCGGCCGGGAAAGTCCCGGCGTTCGTCCTCGTCGTGCTCGTCCTGACGCTGGCCGGGTTCGTGGTCGCGTCCCTGCTGGACGTCAGCCCCGCGTGGGCCGCGTTCGCCGGTGCCGCCGTCCTGGCCTGCCGTGCCCTCGCGCAGCGAAGGACGTCGCCCGCCGCGATCGTGCGATCGGCGAGCATCCCCTTCGTCGCTTTCGTGCTCGCGCTGGCGATCGTGGTCCGCGCCGTCGTCGACAACGGACTGGACGAGGCGCTCAGCCACCTGGTGCCGTCTTCCACCTCGTTCCCCGCCCTGCTCGGCGCGGCCGCGGTGGCGGCCGTCCTCGCCAACCTGATCAACAACCTGCCCGCCGTGCTCGTGCTGCTGCCGCTCGCCACCGCCGGCGGGACACCGGTGGTGCTGGCCGTGCTGATCGGGGTCAACCTCGGGCCGAACCTGACCTACGTCGGTTCGCTGGCGACGCTGTTGTGGCGGCGGATCCTGCACCGGCACGACACCCGCGCCGAGCTGGGCGAGTTCACCAGGCTCGGGCTGCTCACGGTCCCGGCGTCCATCGTGCTCGCCGTCGGCGGGCTGTGGCTCGGGCTCGTCTTGACTTCCACTCAGTGA
- a CDS encoding IclR family transcriptional regulator, translated as MPGNLSTPGASVTSRAFALLGAFDVDHRELSLTELSQRAGLPLPTAHRLARELVGLGALERREDRYAVGRRLWDLGLLAPVQFGLRQVAAPFLQDLYGATGATVHLGERDGDQVLYLDRLSGNASVPVVSRIGGRLPLHATGIGKVLLAWAPEDVQRQVLASLTRVTPYTITQPGRLREQLRRVRREGYAQTVEEMSRGACSVAVPIRPSGGDVVAALGLVVPDLSRGRARLISALQVAAAGIGRSLRVSLSGSDR; from the coding sequence ATGCCCGGGAACCTGTCGACCCCCGGCGCCAGTGTCACGTCGCGGGCGTTCGCGCTGCTCGGCGCCTTCGACGTCGACCATCGTGAGCTGTCGCTGACCGAACTCTCGCAGCGGGCCGGCCTGCCGCTGCCCACCGCCCACCGGCTCGCCCGCGAACTCGTCGGGCTGGGCGCGCTGGAGCGGCGCGAGGACCGGTACGCGGTCGGGAGACGGCTATGGGACCTCGGGCTGCTCGCGCCCGTCCAGTTCGGACTGCGGCAGGTCGCCGCCCCCTTCCTCCAGGATCTCTACGGCGCGACCGGCGCCACCGTCCACCTCGGCGAACGTGACGGCGACCAGGTGCTTTACCTCGACCGGCTCTCCGGGAACGCGTCCGTGCCGGTGGTCAGCCGGATCGGCGGACGGCTGCCGCTGCACGCCACCGGGATCGGGAAGGTCCTGCTGGCCTGGGCACCGGAGGACGTTCAACGGCAAGTGCTCGCTTCGCTGACCCGCGTCACGCCGTACACCATCACGCAGCCAGGCCGCCTGCGCGAGCAGTTGCGGCGGGTCCGGCGAGAGGGCTACGCGCAGACCGTCGAGGAGATGAGCCGGGGCGCGTGCTCGGTCGCCGTCCCGATCCGGCCGTCGGGTGGCGACGTCGTCGCGGCGCTCGGCCTGGTCGTCCCGGATCTGAGCCGCGGCCGGGCCCGGCTGATCTCCGCACTCCAGGTCGCGGCCGCCGGAATCGGCCGGAGCCTGCGAGTTTCACTGAGTGGAAGCGACCGCTAG
- a CDS encoding 4-hydroxybenzoate 3-monooxygenase, which yields MRTPVAIVGAGPAGLLLSHLLDLAGVESVIVETRSREYVEGRIRAGILEQSTVDLLRETGLGDRLDREGDEHRGIHLQWPEERHHLDFVDLVGRSVTVYGQTEVTKDLGKARATAGQQIHYEVTGTAVHDIETERPYVTFTDADGAQQRLDADVVVGCDGSFGPCRTAIPDAAKQTWERTYPYSWLGVLADVAPSTDELIYAWHPDGFAMHSMRSASVSRLYLQVPNGTDIGAWSDDRIWEALATRLGHGQNGWTLTPGPITDKSVLPMRSFVQQPMRHGRLFLAGDAAHIVPPTGAKGLNLAVADVALLAPALTALVRDKDFALADAYSDTALRRVWRCTHFSWWMTTMLHQSGDPFDRQLQLSQLQWLARSEAGRAGLAENYAGLPIGF from the coding sequence ATGCGTACCCCAGTCGCCATCGTCGGCGCCGGCCCGGCCGGACTGCTCCTGTCGCATCTGCTCGATCTCGCAGGGGTCGAGTCGGTGATCGTGGAGACCCGCTCGCGCGAGTACGTCGAAGGGCGGATCCGGGCGGGCATCCTCGAACAGTCCACAGTGGACCTCCTTCGTGAGACAGGACTCGGCGACCGGCTCGATCGCGAAGGCGACGAGCACCGCGGTATCCATCTGCAATGGCCCGAGGAACGGCATCACCTCGACTTCGTGGACCTGGTGGGCCGAAGCGTCACCGTGTACGGCCAGACCGAGGTGACGAAGGACCTCGGCAAGGCGCGTGCGACTGCCGGGCAGCAGATCCACTACGAAGTCACCGGCACCGCCGTGCACGACATCGAGACCGAGCGGCCCTACGTCACTTTCACCGACGCGGACGGCGCACAGCAGCGGCTGGACGCCGACGTCGTCGTCGGCTGCGACGGCTCCTTCGGCCCCTGCCGCACCGCGATCCCCGACGCCGCGAAGCAGACTTGGGAACGCACCTACCCGTACTCGTGGCTCGGCGTGCTCGCCGACGTCGCCCCTTCGACCGACGAACTCATCTACGCGTGGCATCCCGACGGTTTCGCCATGCATTCGATGCGCTCGGCCAGCGTCAGCAGGCTCTACCTGCAGGTGCCCAACGGCACCGACATCGGCGCCTGGTCCGACGACAGGATCTGGGAAGCGCTCGCGACCAGGCTCGGCCACGGCCAGAACGGCTGGACGCTCACGCCGGGGCCGATCACCGACAAGAGCGTGCTGCCCATGCGCAGTTTCGTGCAGCAGCCCATGCGACACGGCCGCCTGTTCCTCGCCGGTGACGCCGCCCATATCGTGCCGCCCACCGGCGCGAAGGGCCTCAACCTCGCCGTCGCCGACGTCGCCCTCCTCGCCCCCGCGCTGACCGCTTTGGTGCGAGACAAGGACTTCGCGCTCGCCGACGCCTACTCCGACACCGCGCTGCGCCGGGTCTGGCGGTGTACGCACTTCTCGTGGTGGATGACGACGATGCTGCACCAATCCGGTGACCCGTTCGACCGGCAGTTGCAGCTTTCGCAGTTGCAGTGGCTGGCGCGGAGCGAGGCGGGCCGGGCGGGCCTGGCGGAGAACTACGCGGGACTGCCCATCGGGTTCTGA
- a CDS encoding bifunctional sugar phosphate isomerase/epimerase/4-hydroxyphenylpyruvate dioxygenase family protein: protein MSGDTAIATVCLSGTLEDKLAAAAAAGFHGVEIFENDLIASRRTPSEIRRLCADLGLTIDLYQPFRDFEAVPPDVLRANLRRARRKFDLMAELGTDTVLVCSSVSPDAVDDDDLAAEQLHELASLAASRGIRVAYEALAWGRFVNTYEHAWRIVRRADHPVLGVCLDSFHILSRRSDPRAIRTIPGEKIFFLQLADAPLLDMDVLHWSRHHRLFPGQGAFDLATFTGHVLAAGYRGPLSLEVFNDVFRQADPRPAAVDAMRSLVALRESVGALEVAEAPRLDGHAFAELAVPGTVLADLGFAHVGTHRTKPVHLWQQGSARLLVNEAAAEGTISALGLTSADPAGSARRAEALLAPVLPREHGPDEADLSAVAAPDGTEIFFCGNDEWLRDFVPSGAAPAEVGITGIDHVALTQPFDHFDEATLFYRSVLGLRPERVSEFAAPFGLVRSRAVGNRDVRLTLDSALVRRGEWAPGVPSPQHIAFACDDAIAVARTMREAGAPLLSIPGNYYDDLDARFDLPFSAALRENSVLYDRDSSGEFLHFCTELVGSRVFFEVVQRIGGYRGYGVVNTPVYMTAHRERRLSLTR, encoded by the coding sequence ATGTCCGGTGACACCGCCATCGCGACCGTCTGTCTTTCCGGCACGCTCGAGGACAAGCTCGCGGCGGCCGCCGCGGCCGGCTTCCACGGCGTCGAGATCTTCGAGAACGACCTGATCGCGTCCCGGCGGACACCGTCGGAGATCCGGCGGCTCTGCGCCGACCTCGGCCTCACGATCGATCTCTACCAGCCGTTCCGCGATTTCGAGGCCGTGCCGCCGGACGTGCTCCGCGCGAACCTCCGCCGGGCGCGGCGGAAGTTCGACCTCATGGCCGAACTCGGGACGGACACCGTCCTGGTCTGCTCGTCGGTCTCGCCCGACGCCGTCGACGACGACGATCTGGCCGCCGAGCAGCTGCACGAGCTGGCTTCGCTGGCCGCGTCGCGTGGAATCCGGGTCGCTTACGAAGCGCTCGCGTGGGGCCGGTTCGTGAACACCTACGAGCACGCGTGGCGGATCGTGCGGCGGGCCGATCATCCGGTACTGGGAGTCTGCCTCGACAGTTTCCACATCCTGTCGCGCCGCAGCGATCCCCGCGCGATCCGGACGATCCCCGGGGAGAAGATCTTCTTCCTGCAACTGGCCGACGCGCCTTTGCTGGACATGGACGTGCTGCACTGGAGCAGGCATCACCGGCTCTTCCCCGGCCAGGGCGCGTTCGACCTGGCCACGTTCACAGGGCACGTCCTGGCGGCGGGGTATCGAGGGCCGCTTTCGCTGGAGGTGTTCAACGACGTCTTCCGGCAGGCGGATCCGCGGCCCGCGGCCGTCGACGCCATGCGATCGCTGGTGGCGCTGCGCGAATCCGTTGGCGCCCTTGAGGTTGCCGAGGCGCCTCGACTGGATGGACACGCTTTCGCGGAGCTCGCGGTTCCGGGCACCGTGCTCGCGGATCTCGGTTTCGCGCACGTCGGAACCCATCGCACGAAGCCAGTTCACTTGTGGCAACAGGGATCGGCTCGGCTGCTGGTGAACGAGGCCGCAGCGGAGGGCACGATCAGCGCCCTCGGCCTGACCAGCGCGGATCCGGCCGGATCGGCGCGGCGCGCGGAGGCCCTGCTCGCGCCCGTGCTACCCCGCGAGCACGGCCCGGACGAGGCGGACCTGTCCGCCGTCGCCGCGCCCGACGGAACCGAAATCTTCTTCTGTGGCAACGACGAATGGCTTCGCGACTTCGTTCCCTCCGGAGCGGCCCCGGCGGAGGTGGGGATCACCGGAATCGATCATGTCGCCCTGACCCAGCCATTCGACCACTTCGACGAGGCGACGCTGTTCTACCGGTCGGTGCTGGGCCTGCGGCCCGAGCGGGTGTCCGAATTCGCGGCGCCGTTCGGGCTCGTGCGCAGCCGCGCGGTCGGGAACCGGGATGTCCGGCTGACGTTGGACAGCGCCCTGGTGCGGCGCGGGGAGTGGGCGCCAGGAGTGCCTTCGCCGCAACACATCGCCTTCGCTTGCGATGACGCGATCGCCGTCGCGCGGACCATGCGGGAGGCGGGCGCGCCACTGCTTTCGATCCCCGGCAACTACTACGACGACCTCGACGCGCGGTTCGATCTGCCGTTTTCGGCCGCGTTGCGGGAGAATTCGGTGCTGTACGACCGGGACTCGTCCGGTGAGTTCCTGCACTTCTGTACCGAACTGGTCGGGTCACGGGTGTTCTTCGAGGTCGTGCAACGGATCGGCGGGTATCGCGGGTACGGGGTCGTGAACACGCCGGTGTACATGACCGCGCATCGGGAACGGCGGCTCAGTCTGACGCGGTGA